The Streptococcus parasanguinis genomic sequence TTTGTATCCGTGATTTAAATTGTATTACAAACATTTTATAAATAAGGAGGCTTTTATGAGTTTATTATCAAACTTTTTAGGAACTGAAGAATTTTCTTTGATGGATTCTCCAATGTTTCAAGAATTAGTTGAAAATATTAAGGCCAACAAAATCTATTCAGTAAACAATGAATTTGATTATTATTTGAATATGTCAGGAAGTCCTAAAAAATATAAAGATGAAATACATTTTACCTCTCAATTAGATAATCAAAATGATTTTTATGATTTGAATTCTATAAATAAAGTAGATGCAATGTCTAAATATATTATAAAAAACAAGAAATCATGTTTTTCATATTTCCCAATAGATTCTGAAAACTTAATTACAACAAAAGAAAGTAGTGAGGTGGCAGCTTAATGTCCTCTTTACAATTTAAAGATTATTTTTTAAATGAAGTATCATATCGAAGAAATCCTAGTTTTGATCAAACAAATAGTACTATTAATTTAAAACCTGAATTATCTGCACAAATTTTAATAAGAAAGTCTGAAAATCTTGCTTACGTTAACTTAATAACAAAGCAAGGAAATATACATTCAGATGATTCTGCTTTTGAGCTTATTGTAGATATTGTTGGAGAATTTTCGTTTATATACGACAAAACAGAATTTGATATTAGTTTTGAAACTTTTCTTAAAGAGAATGGTTTAGCAATTCTTTGGTCCTATATTCGGCCTATTGTATCTGACATGATCACTCGTGGTAATGAGTTCCCAAACTTCTTATTACCTGTCATTAACATTAAAAAAATGCTTGAAGAAAAAGATTCAATCAAGTTAACATACGAATAAAAATAGTGTAATGTTTTTCAAAGATCCAATGACGTGCTTTTTCTACTTTAATGTACATTTAGAAGGTCTTTA encodes the following:
- a CDS encoding protein-export chaperone SecB; translation: MSSLQFKDYFLNEVSYRRNPSFDQTNSTINLKPELSAQILIRKSENLAYVNLITKQGNIHSDDSAFELIVDIVGEFSFIYDKTEFDISFETFLKENGLAILWSYIRPIVSDMITRGNEFPNFLLPVINIKKMLEEKDSIKLTYE